The Deinococcus wulumuqiensis R12 genome has a window encoding:
- the rpe gene encoding ribulose-phosphate 3-epimerase, protein MSFNAASRPVKLAPSLLSCDFARLGEELQAIASADWAHVDVMDGDFVPNISFGMPILAAARRASGLFMDVHLMVERPERYLRDFAEAGADGITVHVEATAHVHRAVQQIKELGKKAGVTLNPGTPLEAVRPVLADVDLVLVMSVNPGFGGQKFIPESAERVRTLRRWLDEVNPDAELQVDGGVTPANARMLAEAGATCLVAGSAVYGPDGGAAGLKRLRDALS, encoded by the coding sequence GTGAGCTTCAATGCCGCTTCTCGCCCGGTCAAACTCGCCCCGAGCCTGCTCTCCTGCGATTTCGCGCGGCTGGGCGAGGAGTTACAGGCCATCGCCAGCGCCGACTGGGCACACGTGGACGTGATGGACGGCGACTTCGTGCCCAACATCTCCTTCGGAATGCCGATTCTGGCGGCGGCGCGGCGGGCCTCGGGCCTGTTCATGGACGTTCACCTGATGGTCGAGCGCCCCGAGCGTTACCTGCGCGACTTTGCAGAGGCCGGGGCAGACGGCATCACCGTGCATGTGGAGGCCACCGCGCACGTTCACCGCGCCGTGCAGCAGATCAAGGAACTCGGCAAGAAGGCGGGCGTGACCCTCAACCCCGGCACGCCGCTGGAAGCCGTGCGCCCCGTGCTGGCCGACGTGGACCTCGTGCTGGTGATGAGCGTGAACCCCGGTTTCGGCGGTCAGAAGTTCATCCCGGAGAGCGCCGAGCGGGTGCGGACCCTGCGCCGCTGGCTGGACGAGGTGAACCCGGACGCCGAGTTGCAGGTGGACGGTGGCGTCACCCCCGCCAATGCCCGGATGCTGGCCGAGGCCGGAGCCACCTGTCTGGTCGCTGGCAGCGCCGTGTACGGCCCGGACGGCGGTGCGGCGGGCCTGAAGCGGCTGCGCGACGCCCTGTCCTGA
- a CDS encoding DUF1684 domain-containing protein has translation MSDPISDYAAAVSDFRRRKDEHFAAGRGPIAPEALPDFRGLSYHPPDPAWRFVLPLEEVQGDAAAAEFVLDTNTGTPRFMARLGEVAVPLPGGEHRLTVFAPLGEEHPARAFVPFRDRTSGQTTYGAGRYIDAPLRREDGETWVDLDFNLAYHPYCAYGDGWTCPLPPAGNTLPVPVEAGEKLP, from the coding sequence ATGAGCGACCCCATAAGCGACTATGCCGCTGCCGTGAGCGACTTTCGCCGCCGCAAGGACGAGCATTTCGCTGCCGGACGCGGCCCCATCGCCCCCGAGGCCCTGCCCGACTTCCGGGGGCTGAGTTACCACCCGCCCGACCCCGCCTGGCGCTTCGTGCTGCCGCTGGAGGAGGTCCAGGGGGACGCCGCCGCTGCCGAGTTCGTGCTGGACACCAACACCGGCACGCCGCGTTTCATGGCCCGGCTGGGCGAGGTCGCCGTGCCGCTGCCCGGCGGGGAACACCGCCTGACCGTGTTCGCTCCGCTGGGAGAGGAGCACCCTGCCCGGGCCTTCGTGCCTTTTCGTGACCGCACCAGTGGACAGACGACCTACGGTGCGGGCCGCTACATCGACGCCCCGCTGCGCCGTGAGGACGGCGAAACCTGGGTGGACCTCGACTTCAACCTCGCCTACCACCCCTACTGCGCCTACGGCGACGGCTGGACCTGCCCGCTGCCTCCTGCGGGGAACACCCTTCCTGTTCCTGTGGAAGCCGGAGAAAAGCTGCCCTGA
- a CDS encoding transposase, whose protein sequence is MRTSQLLEYFSLPDLFTLAYVLVDDHLQLLSAMGSYQLPMARNRQATPSELITIALVGDLLGQKNSETWFALVRQLYADLFPHLPERSRYHRHLLAARHLIASFGLSLSPKDADILIIDSKPLPIAQGARMKRPRQQSEAKIGPGSMGWVMGYKLHGVVDTQGYFTKFAIVAANESEQGVARELLSEYERSRTLGDKGYVGSGVYAKSRENAKTPVAWPPVLGKLRKRIESVFSRLARCCSLGEVQLNSFQAVVARTCRAVAAHNLMLHLERYVRSAA, encoded by the coding sequence ATGCGAACCAGCCAGCTTCTGGAATATTTTAGCCTGCCCGACCTCTTCACACTGGCCTACGTCCTTGTCGACGACCATCTCCAACTGCTCAGCGCCATGGGAAGCTACCAGCTTCCCATGGCCCGCAACCGTCAGGCCACTCCTTCTGAACTGATCACTATCGCCCTCGTGGGCGACCTTCTTGGTCAGAAGAACAGCGAGACCTGGTTCGCCCTCGTTCGTCAGCTTTACGCCGACCTCTTCCCACACCTCCCCGAACGCAGTCGCTACCACCGCCATTTACTCGCAGCCAGGCATCTCATCGCATCTTTCGGGCTGTCCCTCAGCCCGAAAGATGCAGACATCCTCATTATCGACAGTAAACCCCTCCCCATTGCTCAGGGTGCCCGAATGAAGCGGCCCAGACAGCAGTCAGAAGCAAAAATAGGCCCAGGGAGTATGGGCTGGGTGATGGGCTACAAGCTTCACGGCGTCGTCGACACGCAGGGCTACTTCACGAAGTTTGCCATTGTCGCTGCCAACGAATCCGAGCAGGGCGTGGCCCGTGAGCTGCTCTCTGAATACGAACGCAGCCGCACGCTTGGGGACAAAGGCTACGTCGGGAGTGGCGTGTACGCCAAGTCACGGGAGAACGCGAAGACACCGGTGGCATGGCCACCGGTGCTGGGGAAACTAAGAAAGCGCATAGAATCGGTCTTTTCCAGGTTAGCGAGATGCTGCTCTCTGGGTGAGGTGCAGCTGAATTCCTTCCAGGCCGTCGTAGCCCGCACGTGCCGTGCGGTTGCGGCCCACAACCTGATGCTGCACCTAGAGCGCTACGTGCGTTCAGCAGCTTAG
- a CDS encoding N-formylglutamate amidohydrolase, protein MPDRDDLLVLAPHPSGQLPADVLLAMLGDDAFDTEKREAFLRRVFFEGDPYTDLIYAVPGARFVQAPWSRFAVDLNRERGDSADNGVLKQMDFARQPLYPAGFALTPEMRETRLRRLWDSFDAQVSRELEGARLMIVGHSMAEFGPALGPDQGAPRPALTLMLGSEQVPTVPRQHWDALQAACAEAFAPALTGKYTRVAVGDPWTTDTLSAAHSARTGIPAFGLEINVALYYAEWSVLRGGALKELHDCFAQFADRALDIVG, encoded by the coding sequence ATGCCTGACCGTGACGACCTGCTCGTACTGGCCCCGCACCCTTCCGGCCAGCTTCCCGCCGACGTGCTGCTCGCCATGCTGGGCGACGACGCCTTCGACACCGAAAAGCGCGAGGCCTTTTTGCGCCGCGTCTTTTTCGAGGGCGACCCCTACACCGACCTGATCTACGCGGTGCCGGGCGCCCGATTTGTGCAGGCGCCGTGGAGCCGTTTCGCCGTGGACCTCAACCGCGAGCGGGGCGACAGCGCCGACAACGGCGTGCTCAAGCAGATGGACTTTGCCCGCCAGCCCCTTTACCCGGCGGGTTTCGCTCTGACCCCCGAGATGCGCGAAACCCGCCTGCGCCGCCTCTGGGACAGCTTCGACGCCCAGGTAAGCCGTGAACTTGAGGGGGCGCGACTGATGATCGTGGGGCACTCCATGGCCGAGTTCGGCCCCGCGCTCGGCCCTGACCAGGGTGCTCCCCGTCCGGCGCTGACCCTGATGCTGGGCAGCGAGCAGGTGCCCACCGTGCCCCGCCAGCACTGGGACGCACTGCAAGCCGCCTGCGCCGAGGCGTTCGCGCCTGCCCTGACCGGCAAGTACACCCGCGTGGCGGTGGGCGACCCCTGGACCACCGACACCCTGAGTGCCGCGCACTCTGCCCGCACCGGCATTCCCGCCTTCGGCCTGGAAATCAACGTGGCGCTCTACTACGCCGAGTGGTCGGTGCTGCGGGGGGGCGCCCTGAAGGAGTTGCACGACTGCTTCGCGCAGTTCGCGGACCGGGCGCTGGACATCGTGGGTTAG
- a CDS encoding NADPH-dependent oxidoreductase: MHGTQTPDQVRAFYDAHRTVRLYQTQPDGSPIRMTADELGAVLHAAQRAPTDATAQLYSFIHLTTPDLRAQVAELTGNPHIKTASEAFVACSDTRRVGKILEAAGHEPGHWPAIAVHFGIGDIVMSGQNLLTAAEMLGYQGCWIGGVVNNMDALITLLGLPEGVLPFAAITVGRPAENAPLRPRLPRELVVHTDAYRDGTPEELRRGTEIMNPIADRPGKPGDWARLLKMYFGQGGGMEAREPGLVAALRRQGLWTDGE; this comes from the coding sequence ATGCACGGCACCCAAACGCCCGACCAGGTTCGCGCCTTCTACGACGCCCACCGCACTGTCCGGCTGTACCAGACCCAGCCCGACGGCTCGCCCATCCGCATGACCGCCGATGAGCTAGGCGCCGTGCTGCACGCTGCCCAGCGAGCGCCCACCGACGCGACGGCGCAGCTCTACTCGTTTATTCATCTCACGACCCCCGACCTGCGGGCGCAGGTGGCCGAGCTGACTGGCAACCCCCACATCAAGACCGCGTCCGAGGCGTTCGTGGCCTGCTCCGACACCCGCCGGGTGGGCAAGATTCTGGAGGCCGCCGGGCACGAGCCGGGGCACTGGCCCGCCATCGCGGTGCATTTCGGCATCGGGGACATCGTGATGTCGGGCCAGAACCTGCTGACTGCCGCCGAGATGCTGGGCTACCAGGGCTGCTGGATCGGCGGCGTGGTGAACAACATGGACGCCCTGATTACCCTGCTCGGGCTGCCTGAAGGCGTCCTTCCTTTCGCCGCCATCACCGTGGGCCGCCCCGCCGAGAACGCCCCGCTGCGGCCCCGATTGCCGCGTGAACTCGTCGTTCACACCGACGCCTACCGCGACGGCACGCCCGAGGAACTGCGCCGGGGCACCGAAATCATGAATCCCATCGCAGACCGTCCCGGCAAGCCCGGCGACTGGGCGCGGCTGCTCAAGATGTACTTCGGGCAGGGCGGCGGCATGGAAGCCCGCGAACCGGGGCTGGTGGCGGCGCTGCGGCGTCAGGGGCTGTGGACGGACGGCGAATGA
- a CDS encoding 2-phosphosulfolactate phosphatase, with protein MKLRVDLLPDSHYPDVALVIDVLRATTTAVALLERGAGGLLLTRTAEDALGVRAVRPEVLLAGERGGLTIPGFDLGNSPVEVGEAAVAGRQVVMTTTNGTGAAWRAAQSARHVVLAALINAHAVARHALAVASEEIAIVCAGTDGRVGLDDVYAAGVIAEYLLALGDFQVDDGARIALTMRRGGGDPGEALRGSGHGATLEKLGLGADVDFAAQLSTSRLIPTLVPGDDVPVGALRFLAG; from the coding sequence ATGAAACTGCGTGTAGACCTGCTTCCCGACAGCCATTACCCCGACGTGGCGCTGGTCATCGACGTGCTGCGGGCGACCACCACCGCCGTCGCGCTGCTGGAGCGGGGGGCCGGTGGGCTGCTGCTCACCCGCACCGCCGAGGACGCGCTGGGGGTGCGGGCCGTGCGCCCGGAGGTGCTGCTGGCGGGCGAGCGCGGCGGACTGACCATTCCCGGCTTCGACCTGGGCAACAGCCCGGTGGAGGTGGGAGAAGCCGCCGTCGCCGGGCGACAGGTGGTGATGACCACCACCAACGGCACGGGAGCCGCCTGGCGCGCCGCGCAGTCGGCCCGGCACGTGGTGCTGGCCGCGCTCATCAACGCGCACGCGGTGGCCCGGCACGCCCTGGCCGTCGCCAGTGAAGAAATCGCCATCGTGTGTGCAGGCACCGACGGGCGGGTGGGCCTGGACGACGTGTACGCGGCGGGGGTCATCGCCGAGTACCTGCTCGCGCTGGGCGACTTTCAGGTGGACGACGGCGCCCGCATCGCCCTCACCATGCGCCGGGGCGGGGGCGACCCCGGCGAGGCCCTGCGCGGCAGCGGGCACGGCGCCACCCTGGAAAAACTCGGCCTGGGCGCCGACGTGGACTTCGCCGCGCAGCTCAGCACCAGCCGCCTGATTCCCACCCTGGTGCCCGGCGACGACGTGCCCGTGGGAGCCCTGCGCTTCCTGGCGGGCTGA
- a CDS encoding histidine phosphatase family protein — protein MTHRSSTPPSKRLAPTGFTPPDRATAAEFWVVRHGESTWNADGRYQGQTDVPLSALGALQAASLAERLTGQSFDAVYSSDLARARQTAEVVAERLEGTPAVRLCPELREINVGELTGLVVSEIKARYADYLTALQADPWATRRPGGESMEDLFARCGAAFHALRAAHPGGRVLVFTHGGVVRVAVGLALGGVPSHAWSRLSVTNTSVTRVLLGESSGTLLGFNDEAHLESLLEATEADDVLGQAP, from the coding sequence TTGACCCACCGCTCCTCCACGCCGCCTTCCAAGCGCCTCGCCCCCACCGGCTTTACGCCGCCGGACCGGGCCACCGCTGCCGAGTTCTGGGTGGTGCGTCACGGGGAAAGCACCTGGAACGCCGACGGGCGCTACCAGGGGCAGACCGACGTGCCGCTCTCGGCTCTGGGGGCGCTTCAGGCCGCCAGCCTCGCCGAGCGCCTGACCGGGCAGAGCTTCGACGCGGTGTATTCCAGCGACCTCGCCCGCGCCCGGCAGACCGCCGAGGTGGTGGCCGAGCGGCTGGAGGGCACGCCCGCCGTGCGGCTGTGCCCCGAGCTGCGCGAAATCAACGTGGGCGAACTGACCGGGCTGGTCGTGTCCGAAATCAAGGCGCGCTACGCCGATTACCTCACCGCGTTGCAGGCCGACCCCTGGGCCACCCGGCGCCCCGGCGGCGAGAGCATGGAAGACCTTTTCGCCCGCTGCGGCGCGGCGTTTCATGCCCTGCGGGCGGCGCATCCGGGCGGACGGGTGCTGGTCTTTACCCACGGCGGCGTGGTCCGGGTGGCGGTGGGGCTGGCCCTCGGCGGCGTGCCCAGCCACGCCTGGTCGCGCCTGAGCGTCACCAACACGTCGGTCACCCGCGTCCTGCTGGGCGAAAGCAGCGGCACCCTGCTCGGCTTCAACGACGAGGCGCACCTCGAAAGCCTGCTCGAAGCGACGGAGGCCGACGACGTGCTGGGTCAGGCGCCGTAG
- a CDS encoding N-acetylmuramoyl-L-alanine amidase family protein, translating into MNWRLFLSVAVALWFSLALAAPRVGTHPGYTRLVFDLPGTPVVRVQSRKVTLPYLTLRLNTLLRAERGTLKAPGVVAYSVAGSAVNVTFAPGYGNPKIQVVPRQGSLPQRLVIDVVRVAPPKPAPKPAAKPAPKPKPAPRPRVVIDPGHGGMDPGMVSKYLREKDVTLSVGLRVRELLRAKGVDVVMTRTTDTHLSASKRTDLDARSNLARAGTVSAYISIHVNAGSPGSRGVETYYFGQPLSSDKRALAIQENGAGSIGQELTRKAADTAQNLLGDILSQAKVSFSRDLASKIQASLVQQTGAPNRGVHTNTFYVIRNPNTAAILTEIGFGNSDREGPLLATKAYQEKVARGIAQAILAFLHLK; encoded by the coding sequence GTGAATTGGCGTCTTTTTCTGTCGGTCGCAGTTGCCCTGTGGTTCTCGCTCGCTCTGGCGGCGCCCCGGGTGGGCACCCACCCTGGCTACACCCGGCTGGTGTTCGACCTGCCGGGTACGCCCGTCGTCCGGGTCCAGAGCAGGAAAGTCACTCTGCCTTACCTCACCCTGCGCCTGAACACCCTGCTGCGGGCCGAACGCGGCACCCTCAAGGCCCCCGGCGTGGTGGCGTACTCGGTGGCGGGCAGCGCCGTCAACGTGACGTTCGCGCCCGGCTACGGCAATCCCAAGATTCAGGTCGTGCCCCGCCAGGGCAGCCTGCCGCAGCGGCTGGTCATCGACGTGGTCCGGGTCGCTCCGCCCAAACCGGCCCCCAAGCCCGCCGCCAAACCGGCCCCCAAACCCAAACCGGCGCCCCGCCCCCGCGTGGTGATCGACCCGGGGCACGGCGGCATGGACCCCGGCATGGTCAGCAAGTACCTGCGCGAAAAGGACGTGACGCTGAGCGTGGGGCTGCGGGTGCGCGAGTTGCTGCGGGCCAAAGGGGTGGACGTGGTCATGACCCGCACCACCGACACCCACCTCAGCGCCAGCAAACGCACCGACCTCGACGCCCGGTCCAACCTGGCGCGGGCGGGCACAGTCAGCGCGTACATCAGTATTCACGTCAACGCGGGCAGCCCGGGGTCACGGGGCGTGGAAACCTACTACTTCGGTCAGCCCCTCAGCAGCGACAAACGCGCCCTCGCCATCCAGGAAAACGGGGCGGGCAGCATCGGCCAGGAGCTGACGCGCAAGGCGGCGGACACCGCTCAGAATCTGCTGGGCGACATTCTCTCGCAGGCCAAAGTCAGTTTTTCCAGAGACCTGGCGAGCAAGATTCAGGCCAGCTTGGTGCAGCAGACCGGGGCACCGAACCGGGGCGTACACACCAACACCTTCTACGTGATTCGCAACCCCAACACGGCGGCCATCCTGACCGAAATCGGCTTCGGAAACAGCGACAGGGAAGGGCCGCTGCTCGCCACCAAGGCCTACCAGGAGAAGGTGGCGCGTGGGATTGCCCAGGCGATTCTGGCCTTCCTGCATTTGAAGTAG
- the purM gene encoding phosphoribosylformylglycinamidine cyclo-ligase yields MMDKDLGAAPVSAYERAGVSIDAGHRAVDLMKGAVARTHTANVLGGLGGFGGLFRAAFGDMSDPVLVASTDGVGTKTKVAVKTGRFGGLGHDIVNHCVNDILVQGARPLFFLDYVAMGKLRPEAVAEVVTGAAQACEALGVALLGGETAEMPGVYVEGELDIVGTIVGVVDRPRLIDGGRIEAGDAVIALPSSGLHTNGFSLARMALDPLDWHEARADLNGQTLAEVLPVPHRSYLPAYDALEQAGVDVRGMAHITGGGLVDNPPRVFPAGIGMRVDTASWQVPPLFELIVREAGVERQEAFRALNMGVGFLFIVPAAQREQAMQTLQAAGERPWVIGEMVAGQGVTFNGNTGGIGGGRS; encoded by the coding sequence ATGATGGACAAAGACTTGGGCGCTGCTCCCGTTTCCGCCTACGAACGGGCCGGAGTCAGTATCGACGCCGGACACCGCGCCGTGGACCTGATGAAAGGGGCCGTGGCCCGCACCCACACCGCCAACGTGCTGGGGGGGCTGGGGGGCTTCGGCGGGCTGTTCCGCGCCGCCTTCGGAGACATGAGTGACCCTGTGCTCGTCGCCAGCACCGACGGCGTGGGGACCAAGACCAAGGTGGCGGTGAAGACCGGGCGCTTCGGCGGCCTGGGGCACGACATCGTGAACCACTGCGTGAACGACATTCTGGTGCAGGGCGCCCGCCCGCTGTTTTTCCTCGACTACGTGGCGATGGGCAAGCTGCGGCCCGAAGCGGTGGCCGAGGTCGTGACCGGCGCGGCGCAGGCGTGCGAGGCGCTCGGCGTGGCGCTGCTCGGCGGCGAAACGGCGGAAATGCCCGGCGTGTACGTGGAAGGCGAACTCGACATCGTGGGCACGATTGTCGGGGTGGTGGACCGGCCCCGGCTCATCGACGGTGGGCGCATCGAGGCCGGAGACGCCGTGATTGCCCTGCCCAGCAGCGGCCTGCACACCAACGGCTTTTCCCTGGCCCGCATGGCCCTCGACCCCCTGGACTGGCACGAGGCCCGCGCCGACCTGAACGGGCAGACGCTGGCCGAGGTGCTGCCCGTCCCGCACCGCTCCTACCTCCCCGCCTACGACGCGCTGGAACAGGCAGGTGTGGACGTTCGCGGCATGGCCCACATCACCGGGGGCGGGCTGGTGGACAATCCGCCCCGCGTGTTTCCCGCAGGCATCGGAATGCGGGTAGACACCGCGAGCTGGCAGGTGCCGCCCCTCTTTGAACTGATTGTCCGTGAGGCGGGCGTGGAGCGTCAGGAAGCGTTCCGGGCGCTGAACATGGGCGTGGGCTTCCTGTTTATCGTGCCCGCCGCGCAGCGCGAGCAGGCCATGCAGACCTTGCAGGCGGCGGGCGAGCGGCCCTGGGTCATCGGGGAGATGGTCGCCGGGCAGGGCGTGACCTTCAACGGGAACACAGGGGGCATCGGGGGCGGCAGGTCTTGA
- a CDS encoding polyprenyl synthetase family protein, whose product MRPELLSRALSLLPERSATPELARFYGLLRDYPQRGGKGVRSELLLASARAHGLRDTDPGWERALWLATALELFQNWVLIHDDIEDDSEERRGQPALHRLCGVPVAINVGDALHAYMWAAVGRADVPGAFEEFLTMIHRTAEGQHLDLAWVEGREWNLAPADYLQMVELKTAHYTVIVPLRLGALAAGVIPSEALTPAGLALGTAFQIRDDVLNLAGDPVKYGKEIGGDLLEGKRTLIVLHWLGAAPESQKAAFLDQMRRDRADKDPAAIDRIHRWLLDSGSVQHAQDYAQAQATEGLKLLERALAGAPDPQAAAALLTSVRELATREK is encoded by the coding sequence ATGCGTCCCGAACTGCTGTCCCGCGCCCTGTCGCTGCTGCCCGAGCGCAGCGCCACGCCCGAACTCGCCCGCTTCTACGGGCTGCTGCGCGACTACCCGCAGCGCGGCGGCAAGGGCGTCCGTTCGGAGCTGCTGCTCGCCAGCGCCCGCGCCCACGGGCTGCGCGACACTGACCCCGGCTGGGAACGCGCCCTGTGGCTGGCGACGGCGCTGGAACTGTTTCAGAACTGGGTGCTGATTCACGACGACATCGAGGACGACTCGGAGGAACGCCGGGGGCAGCCCGCGCTGCACCGCCTGTGCGGGGTGCCGGTCGCCATCAACGTGGGCGACGCGCTGCACGCCTACATGTGGGCCGCCGTGGGAAGGGCGGACGTGCCCGGCGCCTTCGAGGAGTTCCTGACCATGATTCACCGCACCGCCGAGGGCCAGCACCTCGACCTCGCGTGGGTGGAGGGCCGCGAGTGGAACCTCGCCCCCGCCGATTACCTGCAGATGGTGGAGCTGAAAACCGCGCACTACACGGTCATCGTTCCGCTGCGGCTGGGGGCGCTGGCGGCGGGCGTCATCCCCAGCGAGGCCCTGACCCCGGCGGGCCTGGCGCTGGGCACCGCCTTTCAGATTCGCGACGACGTGCTCAACCTCGCGGGCGACCCGGTGAAGTACGGCAAGGAAATCGGCGGCGACCTGCTGGAAGGCAAGCGGACGCTGATCGTGCTGCACTGGCTGGGGGCGGCCCCGGAGAGCCAGAAGGCCGCCTTTCTGGACCAGATGCGCCGGGACCGCGCCGACAAGGACCCGGCGGCGATTGACCGGATTCACCGCTGGCTGCTGGACAGCGGCAGCGTGCAGCACGCCCAGGACTACGCCCAGGCCCAGGCCACCGAGGGACTGAAGCTGCTGGAGCGGGCGCTGGCCGGGGCGCCGGACCCGCAGGCCGCCGCCGCGCTGCTCACCAGCGTGCGGGAACTGGCGACGCGGGAGAAGTGA
- a CDS encoding RNA-binding S4 domain-containing protein: protein MTGPLSRAPQGAAEAQNTIDLQDFLKLRGVVETGGEAKFRVQGGEVRVNGEIETRRRKKLRRGDVVEYAGHRLKVEW, encoded by the coding sequence ATGACCGGACCCCTTTCCCGCGCTCCCCAGGGAGCCGCCGAAGCCCAGAACACCATCGACCTTCAGGATTTTCTCAAACTCCGGGGCGTCGTGGAAACCGGTGGCGAGGCCAAATTTCGCGTGCAGGGCGGCGAGGTGCGCGTCAACGGCGAAATCGAGACCCGCCGCCGCAAGAAACTGCGCCGGGGCGACGTGGTCGAGTACGCCGGGCACCGCCTGAAGGTGGAGTGGTGA
- the ychF gene encoding redox-regulated ATPase YchF, producing the protein MGSGLAVGIVGLPNVGKSTLFNAITRAGALAANYPFATIEPNVGRVTVPDERLSALSRVFTKGERVPPIVPTFVEFVDIAGLVKGASQGEGLGNQFLANIREVDAIAHVVRCFEDGNVVHVAGRVDPLDDIETINTELILADLAGLEKRAQNLQKKAKGGDKDAREQLELAEAILKVLDEGKPARAGQYEGKIPKDFGLITTKPVIYVANVGEDDLTGDNEYVQKVREYAAAEGAQVVKISAQIEGELAEMPEDEAAAFLHDLGVEESGLDQLVKVGYETLGLITFITSGEKEVRAWTIRKGEKAPEAAGEIHSDLERGFIRAEVIEWQKMVEAGGWAPAKAKGWVRTEGKDYVMQDGDIMNVLHNM; encoded by the coding sequence CGCTGGCCGCCAACTATCCTTTCGCCACCATCGAGCCGAACGTGGGGCGCGTGACCGTGCCCGACGAGCGCCTCAGCGCCCTGAGCCGGGTCTTTACCAAGGGCGAGCGCGTGCCGCCCATCGTTCCCACCTTCGTCGAGTTCGTGGACATCGCCGGACTGGTCAAGGGGGCCTCGCAGGGCGAAGGGCTGGGCAACCAGTTTCTCGCCAACATCCGCGAGGTGGACGCCATCGCCCACGTCGTGCGCTGCTTCGAGGACGGCAACGTGGTGCACGTCGCGGGCCGAGTCGATCCCCTCGACGACATCGAGACCATCAACACCGAACTGATTCTGGCCGACCTCGCCGGGCTGGAAAAGCGGGCGCAGAACCTCCAGAAAAAGGCCAAGGGCGGCGACAAGGACGCCAGGGAGCAGCTCGAACTCGCCGAAGCCATTCTGAAAGTCCTGGACGAAGGCAAGCCCGCCCGCGCCGGACAGTATGAGGGCAAGATTCCCAAGGACTTCGGCCTGATTACCACCAAGCCCGTCATCTACGTCGCCAACGTGGGCGAGGACGACCTGACCGGCGACAACGAGTACGTGCAAAAGGTCCGCGAGTACGCCGCCGCCGAGGGAGCGCAGGTCGTCAAGATCAGTGCCCAGATCGAGGGCGAACTCGCCGAGATGCCCGAGGACGAAGCCGCCGCCTTCCTGCACGACCTGGGTGTGGAGGAAAGCGGCCTCGACCAGCTCGTCAAGGTCGGGTACGAGACGCTGGGGCTGATCACCTTCATCACCTCCGGCGAGAAGGAGGTTCGCGCCTGGACGATTCGCAAGGGCGAAAAGGCCCCCGAAGCGGCAGGCGAAATCCACTCGGACCTCGAACGCGGCTTTATCCGCGCCGAAGTCATCGAGTGGCAGAAGATGGTCGAGGCGGGCGGCTGGGCACCGGCCAAGGCCAAGGGCTGGGTACGCACCGAAGGCAAGGACTACGTGATGCAGGACGGCGACATCATGAACGTGTTGCACAACATGTAG
- a CDS encoding ComF family protein, whose translation MLDLLRRLLPRPCPGCGEQLGRAAGLCTRCRAGLRPRTEQHSPLSPTPVPHLVTLGRYQGVLRRAVRALKYGGARDVAGALGSALAGGVPADWQVAAVVPVPLHSSRQRQRGYNQAELLAQAVAAELGVPCLPVLLRTRATAQQAKLHASERGANLAGAFRVRGPLPTGTLLLVDDVLTTGHTLQACRDALSAAGAGDLKYAVVAR comes from the coding sequence ATGCTCGACCTGTTGCGGCGCCTGCTCCCGCGCCCTTGCCCCGGTTGCGGCGAACAGCTGGGCCGCGCCGCCGGGCTGTGCACCCGCTGCCGCGCCGGGCTGCGGCCCCGGACCGAGCAGCACTCGCCGCTGTCACCCACCCCCGTCCCGCATCTGGTCACGCTGGGACGCTATCAGGGCGTGCTCCGCCGGGCGGTCCGGGCGCTGAAATACGGCGGGGCGCGGGACGTGGCCGGGGCGCTGGGCAGCGCTCTGGCGGGAGGTGTTCCGGCAGACTGGCAGGTGGCGGCAGTCGTGCCGGTGCCGCTGCATTCCTCGCGTCAGCGGCAGCGCGGCTACAACCAGGCCGAACTGCTCGCGCAGGCCGTCGCCGCCGAGCTGGGGGTGCCCTGCCTGCCCGTGCTGCTGCGCACCCGCGCCACCGCCCAGCAGGCCAAGTTGCACGCCAGCGAACGCGGCGCGAACCTGGCCGGGGCTTTCAGGGTGCGCGGCCCGCTGCCAACGGGGACGCTTTTGCTGGTAGACGACGTGCTGACCACCGGACACACATTGCAGGCCTGCCGCGACGCCCTCAGCGCCGCCGGAGCGGGCGACCTGAAATACGCCGTCGTCGCACGCTAG